A genomic window from Qipengyuania oceanensis includes:
- the ffh gene encoding signal recognition particle protein, with the protein MFDSLSDRLGGVFDKLRGRGALNEQDVRDAMREVRVALLEADVALPVVRRFVDAVTEKAIGQDVLRSVTPGQQVVKIVNDELIEMLGGEGQEGLNLDARPPVVVMMVGLQGSGKTTTTAKLGKFVREKHGKKVMMASLDVNRPAAQEQLKVLGEQVGIATLPIVSGQQPVDIARRAMESAKLQAVDVLLLDTAGRLHVDEALMGEMKAISQVSTPTEVLLVVDSLAGQDAVNVAKSFNDEMPLTGVVLTRMDGDARGGAALSMRFVTGKPIKFAGTGEKLDALEAFVPSRVADRILGMGDVVGLVERATASIKEEEAELLAKRMAKGQFDLNDLRMQLRQMQSMGGLGMLAGMLPGMKKAKQALAASNMDDKVLLHMDAIIGSMTAKERARPELMNAKRKKRVAAGSGTDVQTVNKLLKMHQEMGRAMKQIRKMGGLKGLGALFGSGGLGGGMPGMGGMGGGLPGLGSGGANGPGVDPSTLPPDLQKLLKNK; encoded by the coding sequence ATGTTCGACAGTCTTTCAGACCGGCTCGGCGGAGTCTTCGACAAGCTGCGCGGGCGTGGCGCGCTCAACGAACAGGACGTGCGCGACGCGATGCGCGAAGTGCGCGTGGCACTGCTCGAAGCCGACGTCGCCTTGCCGGTGGTGCGCCGTTTCGTCGACGCGGTAACCGAGAAGGCGATCGGACAGGACGTCCTGCGGTCGGTCACGCCGGGCCAGCAGGTCGTAAAGATCGTCAACGACGAGCTGATCGAGATGCTCGGCGGGGAAGGGCAGGAAGGTCTCAACCTCGATGCCAGGCCCCCGGTCGTCGTGATGATGGTCGGCCTGCAGGGATCGGGCAAGACCACCACCACCGCCAAGCTCGGCAAGTTCGTGCGCGAAAAGCACGGCAAGAAGGTCATGATGGCCTCGCTCGACGTCAATCGTCCGGCGGCGCAGGAACAGCTCAAGGTGCTCGGCGAGCAGGTCGGGATCGCGACGCTGCCGATCGTGTCGGGCCAGCAACCCGTCGACATCGCCAGGCGGGCGATGGAAAGCGCGAAGCTACAGGCGGTCGACGTGCTGCTGCTCGATACCGCCGGTCGCCTTCACGTCGACGAGGCGTTGATGGGCGAGATGAAGGCGATCAGCCAGGTCTCCACCCCGACCGAGGTGCTGCTGGTCGTCGATTCGCTGGCTGGACAGGACGCGGTCAACGTCGCCAAATCGTTCAACGACGAGATGCCGCTGACCGGCGTGGTGCTGACCCGCATGGATGGCGATGCGCGTGGCGGTGCGGCGCTCTCGATGCGGTTCGTCACCGGCAAGCCGATCAAGTTTGCGGGCACGGGCGAAAAGCTCGACGCGCTCGAGGCTTTCGTGCCGAGCCGCGTGGCCGATCGCATTCTCGGCATGGGCGACGTGGTCGGCCTGGTCGAACGGGCAACTGCGTCCATCAAGGAAGAAGAGGCGGAACTTCTCGCCAAGCGCATGGCGAAGGGGCAGTTCGACCTCAACGACCTGCGCATGCAACTGCGCCAGATGCAGTCCATGGGCGGGCTTGGCATGCTTGCAGGCATGCTGCCGGGCATGAAGAAGGCGAAGCAGGCGCTCGCGGCCAGCAACATGGACGACAAGGTGCTGCTTCACATGGATGCGATCATCGGCTCGATGACCGCCAAGGAACGAGCCCGGCCCGAACTGATGAACGCCAAGCGCAAGAAGCGCGTGGCGGCAGGTTCGGGGACGGATGTCCAAACGGTCAACAAGCTGCTCAAGATGCACCAGGAAATGGGCCGCGCGATGAAGCAGATCCGCAAGATGGGCGGGCTCAAGGGGCTCGGCGCCCTGTTCGGATCGGGCGGTCTCGGCGGCGGGATGCCCGGGATGGGGGGCATGGGTGGCGGCTTGCCCGGTCTCGGAAGCGGCGGTGCCAACGGTCCGGGTGTCGATCCGTCGACGCTTCCTCCGGATCTTCAGAAACTTCTCAAGAACAAGTAA
- a CDS encoding FYDLN acid domain-containing protein has translation MVKPEWGTKRSCPKCGTRFYDLGKDDPVTCIECGEEWSPEPVLKSKQPIPFEDEKKKEGKEPDSDLGGDDDDLEDLDIDEDDDSPDNDVDLGGDDDLGVAKGKGDDEDDDN, from the coding sequence ATGGTCAAGCCAGAATGGGGCACAAAGCGTTCGTGCCCGAAATGCGGCACGCGTTTCTACGATCTCGGCAAGGACGATCCGGTCACCTGCATCGAATGCGGTGAGGAATGGTCGCCCGAGCCGGTGCTCAAGTCCAAGCAGCCGATCCCCTTCGAGGACGAGAAGAAGAAGGAAGGCAAGGAGCCCGATTCCGATCTCGGCGGCGATGACGACGATCTGGAAGATCTGGACATCGACGAGGATGACGATTCCCCGGACAACGACGTCGATCTCGGCGGCGACGACGATCTCGGCGTTGCCAAGGGCAAGGGCGACGACGAAGACGACGACAATTGA
- the aroA gene encoding 3-phosphoshikimate 1-carboxyvinyltransferase — translation MGPLTGRIRVPGDKSISHRSIMFGALAVGETRVTGLLEGEDVMATAAAMRAMGASIERSGDEWRICGVGVGGLLQPQAALDMGNSGTSTRLLMGLVATHAITATFTGDASLSKRPMGRVIDPLSLMGASFEASPGGTLPLMVRGATTAVPIEYRLPVASAQVKSAVLLAGLNTPGITRVIEPIATRDHSERMLRGFGAELEIEEVDGERIIFIRGEADLQPQVIEVPGDPSSAAFFIVAALVTEGSDLVIENVGLNPTRAGLVEVLRQMGGRIEEFDRREIGGEPVADLRVTYSRLTGIDVDPAIAPSMIDEFPVLFVAAALADGTTTTSGLEELRVKESDRLDVMASALRAAGADLDEEEDGLVIRGTGGVPLRGTANARVKTHLDHRIAMSMAIAGLASRDGVLIDDTAPIRTSFPNFEALLAEATS, via the coding sequence ATGGGGCCGCTCACGGGGCGAATCCGCGTGCCCGGCGACAAGTCGATCAGCCACCGCTCGATCATGTTTGGCGCGCTGGCCGTAGGCGAAACGCGGGTGACCGGCCTGCTCGAGGGCGAAGACGTGATGGCGACGGCCGCAGCGATGCGCGCGATGGGCGCCTCGATCGAGCGGTCGGGCGACGAATGGCGCATCTGCGGCGTGGGTGTCGGCGGCCTGCTCCAGCCGCAAGCCGCGCTCGACATGGGCAATTCGGGCACGTCCACGCGGCTGCTCATGGGCCTCGTCGCGACCCATGCGATCACCGCGACCTTCACCGGCGACGCCAGCCTGTCGAAGCGCCCGATGGGCCGGGTGATCGATCCGCTCTCGCTGATGGGCGCGAGCTTCGAAGCCTCGCCCGGCGGCACGCTGCCGCTGATGGTGCGCGGCGCGACCACCGCCGTGCCGATCGAATACCGCCTGCCGGTCGCGAGCGCACAGGTGAAAAGCGCGGTGCTGCTGGCAGGGCTCAACACGCCCGGCATTACCCGCGTCATTGAGCCGATCGCCACGCGCGATCATTCGGAGCGGATGCTGCGCGGTTTCGGAGCGGAACTGGAAATCGAGGAAGTCGACGGCGAACGGATTATCTTCATCCGCGGCGAGGCGGACTTGCAGCCGCAGGTCATCGAGGTCCCGGGCGATCCGTCGTCCGCGGCGTTCTTCATCGTCGCCGCTCTCGTGACCGAGGGAAGCGACCTCGTGATCGAGAATGTCGGCCTCAACCCGACGCGCGCAGGACTGGTCGAAGTGCTGCGCCAGATGGGCGGCAGGATCGAGGAATTCGACCGGCGCGAGATCGGCGGCGAGCCGGTGGCAGACCTGCGCGTCACGTACAGCAGATTGACCGGTATCGATGTCGATCCCGCAATTGCGCCCAGCATGATCGACGAATTTCCCGTGCTGTTCGTAGCGGCCGCGCTGGCCGACGGGACGACCACGACCAGCGGGCTCGAGGAGTTGCGCGTCAAGGAAAGCGACCGGCTCGATGTCATGGCCTCGGCTCTGCGTGCTGCAGGAGCCGACCTCGACGAAGAAGAGGACGGGCTGGTCATCCGCGGCACGGGCGGAGTTCCCCTGCGCGGAACCGCCAATGCCCGGGTGAAGACGCATCTCGACCACCGCATCGCGATGAGCATGGCGATCGCCGGCCTCGCCAGCCGCGACGGCGTGCTGATCGACGACACTGCGCCGATCCGCACCAGTTTCCCGAATTTCGAGGCTTTGCTGGCGGAGGCCACGTCGTGA
- a CDS encoding CBU_0592 family membrane protein: MDLDWATLVGFVGMACIIGAYAYLTWQDEPNPFVLHITNLVGAALLTVSLLVHMNLPSLVLEGFWAAIAIWGLAKAMRSRRNVR, encoded by the coding sequence ATGGATCTCGACTGGGCCACGCTGGTCGGCTTCGTCGGCATGGCCTGCATCATCGGCGCCTATGCCTATCTGACATGGCAGGACGAGCCGAACCCCTTCGTGCTCCACATCACCAATCTCGTAGGTGCCGCGCTGCTGACCGTATCGCTCCTGGTGCACATGAACCTGCCGAGCCTCGTGCTCGAGGGGTTCTGGGCCGCCATTGCTATCTGGGGTCTGGCCAAGGCGATGCGCTCTCGAAGGAATGTCCGATGA
- a CDS encoding (d)CMP kinase, protein MIIAVDGPTASGKGTIAKALAAHYGLPHLDTGLLYRAVGRQVFLDGGDPDDASDALAATSFPDSLLGDPRLRSEDIGGLASRVSVHAVVRQALFDRQRAFATQTGGAVLDGRDIGTVIAPEADAKLFVTASVEARAERRWKEMQERGEPHTLEVIVDDLRRRDERDRNRAEAPLVAAPDAFVLDTSDLGRDEAIAAAIDAVEDALKSQ, encoded by the coding sequence ATGATCATTGCCGTCGACGGACCCACCGCCAGTGGCAAGGGCACGATCGCCAAGGCGCTCGCCGCGCATTACGGGCTGCCTCACCTCGACACGGGCCTGCTCTATCGCGCGGTCGGACGACAAGTCTTCCTTGATGGCGGCGATCCGGACGATGCTTCGGACGCCCTTGCCGCGACCAGCTTCCCCGACAGCCTGCTCGGCGATCCGCGTCTGCGCAGCGAGGATATCGGCGGCCTCGCCAGCCGCGTTTCGGTGCATGCCGTGGTGCGCCAGGCCCTGTTCGATCGCCAGCGCGCCTTTGCCACGCAGACCGGTGGCGCGGTGCTCGACGGGCGCGATATCGGGACCGTGATCGCACCGGAAGCGGATGCCAAGCTGTTCGTCACGGCCAGTGTGGAAGCGCGCGCCGAGCGTCGCTGGAAGGAAATGCAGGAGCGCGGCGAACCGCACACGCTCGAAGTGATCGTCGATGACCTGCGACGGCGCGACGAACGCGACCGCAACCGGGCCGAGGCTCCGCTGGTCGCCGCCCCCGACGCCTTCGTGCTCGATACGTCCGACCTCGGCCGCGACGAAGCGATCGCGGCTGCCATCGACGCCGTCGAAGATGCGCTGAAGAGCCAGTGA
- a CDS encoding DUF2238 domain-containing protein: MTYRAKLWSVTAVWIVALALSGWQPYDRATWWMEVAPVLMALPVLWLSARRFPLTTLSLVLIALHGLVLILGGAYTYARVPIGFAVQDWLDLARNPYDRFGHFFQGFTPAIVLREMLIRLGGIGRGWLLATLVLACCLAVSASYELIEFGAAMALGQGADEFLGTQGDPWDTQWDMLMCLIGAASALLVLTPTHDRQVAAIRA; the protein is encoded by the coding sequence GTGACCTACCGGGCGAAGCTCTGGTCGGTCACCGCGGTCTGGATCGTCGCCCTCGCCCTCTCCGGTTGGCAACCATACGACAGGGCGACGTGGTGGATGGAAGTCGCGCCGGTGCTGATGGCCCTGCCGGTCTTGTGGCTCAGCGCTCGCCGCTTCCCTCTGACCACGCTGTCTCTCGTCCTGATCGCGCTGCATGGGCTCGTCCTAATCCTCGGCGGGGCTTATACCTATGCACGGGTGCCGATCGGCTTCGCGGTGCAGGACTGGCTGGACCTTGCCCGCAATCCCTACGACCGGTTCGGCCATTTCTTCCAGGGTTTCACTCCGGCCATCGTCTTGAGGGAAATGCTGATCCGTCTGGGCGGCATCGGGCGCGGATGGCTGCTTGCGACACTCGTGCTTGCCTGTTGCCTCGCGGTCAGCGCCAGTTACGAGCTGATCGAATTCGGAGCGGCCATGGCGCTTGGCCAGGGCGCGGACGAGTTTCTCGGTACGCAGGGCGATCCGTGGGATACCCAGTGGGACATGCTGATGTGCCTGATCGGGGCGGCGAGCGCCTTGCTGGTGCTGACTCCCACGCATGATCGCCAGGTTGCAGCCATCCGGGCTTAG